Proteins encoded in a region of the Zunongwangia endophytica genome:
- a CDS encoding O-antigen ligase family protein: protein MQLTIDQNRKEYFRLLLLHVAIAFAIYLYRPISVLISHGMLLFWLIYILQKKNKNNEALMAAAYVAGSEVYFRMTAGMIFYETGKYMVVVYILIGMFFKGTSSKTVPYWFFILMMVPGILVSAINISYGAEFRKLVAFNLSGPVCLGVVAIYCYYKKIKKADFEKVILMLLLPLISNMIYLYLYTPSLKDSIISVSANYSATGGYGPNQISTIFGMGFFLISTRLFLVRDKLINLVDFVLLGLMAYRAIVTFSRGGVITGVICISTFLLFFYYKQNAKTRSSIFRKILFIAVAGVAVWSFTLVETSGLIGNRYTNKDASGKLKEDITTGRSELIETELHAFTSNPILGIGIGKGKEYREEQLGIIIATHNEISRMLSEQGILGLISLLILIFVPVVFWFKFENNYYFLAFLAFWFLTINHSAMRIALPAFVYGLALLYIVDDKKDPVHRKRLAR, encoded by the coding sequence ATGCAGTTGACGATAGATCAAAATAGAAAAGAATACTTTCGACTTTTGCTGCTTCATGTGGCTATAGCATTTGCAATATATTTATATAGACCTATCTCTGTACTTATTAGCCATGGGATGTTGTTATTTTGGTTAATTTATATTCTTCAGAAAAAGAATAAAAATAATGAGGCTCTAATGGCAGCAGCCTACGTTGCAGGAAGCGAAGTGTATTTTAGAATGACTGCCGGTATGATATTTTATGAAACCGGAAAATATATGGTTGTGGTTTACATACTTATAGGTATGTTTTTTAAAGGAACATCTTCTAAAACAGTACCCTACTGGTTTTTTATATTAATGATGGTACCTGGTATTTTGGTTTCAGCAATTAATATAAGCTATGGTGCTGAGTTTAGGAAGTTAGTTGCATTTAATTTAAGTGGTCCTGTTTGTTTAGGTGTAGTAGCAATTTATTGTTACTATAAAAAGATAAAAAAAGCAGATTTCGAGAAGGTAATTTTAATGTTGCTTTTACCACTTATATCGAATATGATATATCTGTATTTATATACACCTTCTCTAAAAGACTCAATTATCAGTGTTTCAGCAAATTACTCTGCTACAGGAGGATATGGTCCTAATCAAATTTCTACCATTTTCGGGATGGGATTCTTTCTTATTTCTACAAGACTTTTTCTAGTAAGAGACAAATTAATAAATCTTGTGGATTTTGTTTTGCTTGGTTTAATGGCGTATCGGGCAATAGTTACGTTTTCCAGAGGTGGTGTTATTACTGGCGTAATCTGTATCAGCACATTTTTGCTGTTCTTTTATTATAAACAAAATGCAAAAACTAGATCAAGTATTTTCAGGAAAATACTATTTATAGCAGTTGCAGGGGTGGCAGTATGGTCATTTACATTAGTTGAGACCTCTGGGTTAATAGGGAATCGATATACTAATAAAGATGCTTCGGGGAAATTAAAAGAAGATATTACTACCGGAAGATCAGAATTAATCGAAACCGAGTTGCATGCATTTACAAGCAATCCTATACTTGGAATCGGAATTGGAAAAGGAAAAGAATATCGAGAGGAACAATTGGGTATCATAATAGCAACACATAATGAAATTAGCCGAATGCTATCAGAACAGGGTATTCTTGGTCTTATTAGTTTATTGATTTTAATTTTTGTTCCTGTAGTATTTTGGTTTAAATTCGAAAACAATTATTATTTTTTGGCCTTTTTAGCCTTTTGGTTTTTAACAATTAACCATTCAGCCATGCGAATTGCTTTACCAGCCTTCGTTTATGGCCTGGCATTACTTTATATAGTAGATGACAAAAAAGATCCTGTACATAGGAAACGACTTGCGCGTTAA
- a CDS encoding glycosyltransferase family 4 protein, with protein MRLLQIIDSLEAGGAERMAVNFYNYLNGVKGIRAFLVATRKEGILKKELKIPSNYLYLGRKRAIDIKAILKLVRFAKEKSITHVHAHGSSYFIGSMLKLAIPKLVFIWHDHYGNSEFLNERRYSVLKLCSNNFDGIIAVNKKLADWNSKKLNCTNCTQINNFVQLAENADENVKLEGNQKVKLICVANFRPQKNHLFLLNVIAKLSDKDLSLHLFGKHFNDEYGNNILELIEKMTNVFYYGSKPINREILNQASIGILVSKSEGLPLVLLEYAEAQLAVICTDVGECKAVIEDTGIIINSGNEDELLAAINSYAEDSTKLNSSALKFHELVKRKFGAEKIIKQTIEFYKRCS; from the coding sequence ATGAGATTATTGCAGATTATAGATTCCTTGGAAGCTGGTGGGGCTGAACGCATGGCAGTTAATTTTTACAACTATCTGAATGGTGTAAAAGGTATTCGTGCTTTTTTAGTAGCTACTAGAAAAGAAGGGATTTTAAAAAAAGAATTAAAGATCCCGTCTAATTATCTGTATTTGGGAAGAAAAAGAGCTATAGATATCAAAGCTATTTTAAAATTAGTAAGATTTGCCAAGGAAAAAAGTATAACCCATGTGCATGCCCATGGTAGTTCTTATTTTATTGGAAGTATGTTAAAGCTAGCTATTCCGAAATTAGTTTTTATATGGCATGATCATTATGGCAATAGTGAATTTCTTAACGAAAGGCGCTATTCAGTTTTAAAATTATGCAGCAATAATTTTGATGGAATAATTGCAGTAAATAAAAAATTGGCAGATTGGAATAGCAAAAAATTAAATTGTACCAATTGCACCCAAATAAACAATTTTGTTCAACTTGCTGAAAATGCAGATGAAAATGTGAAGTTGGAGGGGAACCAAAAAGTAAAATTGATTTGTGTAGCAAATTTTAGACCTCAAAAAAATCATCTATTTTTACTGAATGTTATCGCTAAACTGAGTGATAAAGATCTGAGTCTACACCTTTTTGGTAAGCACTTTAATGATGAATACGGTAATAATATCTTAGAGCTGATAGAGAAGATGACTAATGTTTTTTATTATGGTTCAAAGCCCATTAATAGGGAAATACTTAATCAAGCTTCCATCGGTATTTTAGTTTCGAAATCAGAAGGCTTACCACTAGTTCTATTGGAGTATGCTGAAGCTCAATTAGCTGTTATTTGTACAGATGTAGGTGAGTGCAAAGCCGTTATTGAAGATACCGGAATAATAATTAATTCTGGCAATGAAGATGAGTTGCTGGCGGCAATTAATTCTTATGCCGAAGATAGTACCAAGCTAAATAGCTCCGCATTAAAATTTCATGAATTAGTGAAAAGAAAATTTGGAGCTGAAAAAATTATAAAACAAACCATTGAGTTCTATAAAAGATGCAGTTGA
- a CDS encoding glycosyltransferase family 4 protein: MKFAVITHVIHKKLDKKFLAYAPYVLEMNRWFKNVDEVKIVAPLEGNQSSKIAVAYEASQLELKKIPRFSLISVAAIFKTIFRLPLLCWEIIKAMTWADHIHLRCPGNMGLLGCIMQIFFPSKPKTVKYAGNWDPASKQPWSYRLQKWITSSTFLSKNIKVLVYGDWPKQTKNIKSFFTASFSETEIVKTEYKEIDGKIVFIFVGSLVEGKQPLYAIKVVESLNKGGVNAFLNLYGEGPLKESLELYIKENNLSTFVQIWGGIPLKYLKQEYKNAHFSILPSKSEGWPKAVAEAMFFNCVPIATAVSCVPWMLNYGKRGVILNQNFEENISNITRVIENPLAYKAMAKDAGQWSQKYTLEYFESEIRKLL, from the coding sequence ATGAAATTTGCCGTTATTACTCATGTGATACATAAAAAGTTAGATAAAAAATTTCTAGCCTATGCTCCTTATGTGCTTGAAATGAACCGCTGGTTTAAAAATGTAGACGAGGTAAAAATTGTAGCTCCTTTAGAAGGAAATCAGTCTTCTAAAATTGCAGTAGCTTATGAGGCTTCACAATTAGAATTAAAGAAAATTCCGCGATTTTCTTTAATTTCAGTAGCAGCAATTTTTAAAACCATTTTTAGACTGCCATTGCTTTGCTGGGAAATTATCAAAGCAATGACTTGGGCAGATCATATCCATTTACGGTGCCCAGGTAACATGGGATTATTGGGGTGTATTATGCAGATTTTTTTTCCTTCCAAACCTAAAACTGTAAAATATGCGGGTAATTGGGATCCAGCTTCAAAACAACCATGGTCTTATAGACTTCAAAAATGGATAACTTCAAGCACTTTTTTAAGTAAAAATATAAAAGTACTCGTATATGGAGATTGGCCGAAACAAACTAAAAATATCAAATCGTTTTTTACGGCCTCTTTTTCTGAAACAGAAATTGTAAAAACTGAATATAAAGAAATCGATGGTAAGATAGTATTTATATTCGTGGGGAGTTTGGTGGAAGGCAAGCAGCCACTATATGCAATTAAAGTTGTAGAAAGTTTAAATAAAGGGGGCGTAAATGCTTTTTTAAATTTATACGGTGAAGGCCCTCTCAAAGAAAGTTTAGAGCTTTATATTAAAGAAAATAATCTTTCGACTTTTGTTCAAATCTGGGGAGGAATTCCATTGAAATATCTAAAGCAGGAATATAAAAATGCTCATTTTTCAATTCTACCATCTAAAAGTGAAGGCTGGCCTAAAGCTGTTGCAGAAGCTATGTTTTTTAATTGTGTTCCCATTGCTACTGCGGTATCCTGTGTTCCCTGGATGCTGAATTACGGAAAAAGGGGAGTAATACTTAACCAAAATTTTGAAGAAAATATATCTAATATCACTAGAGTAATTGAAAATCCCCTAGCGTATAAAGCTATGGCAAAAGATGCTGGACAATGGTCACAAAAATATACGCTGGAATATTTTGAATCTGAAATTCGTAAGCTTTTATGA
- a CDS encoding glycosyltransferase family 2 protein — translation MESKFSLIICTYQRPNALLKLLRSVEEQSLYPSQIIIVDGSTTPDSKSLIAKQNFRNIEYFLVTEKDRGLTKQRNFGIDRVSCDSLITCFLDDDVVLQSNYFQKLMETYQKYPGALGVGGYIIEPNTEWKKTENNKTLFNEFEFDGWKRTLGSRNSLRKKFGLLSDQPPGFMPKFSHGFSTGFLPPSDKIYPVEFFMGCAMSFRTEFFSKLRFSAYFEGYGLYEDMDFCLRLSKLGSLYVNTAAKLHHYHEPSGRPNQFEYGKMVVENGWYVWRIKYNRPTIKAKLMWYKITGLLTLVRLANVFTTSKKQEAFTEFLGRCWAIFAVTFKM, via the coding sequence ATGGAAAGTAAGTTTTCCTTAATAATTTGTACATATCAGCGACCTAATGCGCTTTTAAAACTGCTGAGATCAGTGGAGGAACAATCATTATATCCTTCCCAAATAATTATTGTGGATGGTTCAACAACTCCAGACAGTAAGAGCTTGATTGCAAAACAGAACTTTAGAAATATCGAATATTTTTTGGTTACTGAAAAAGATAGAGGTCTAACCAAACAAAGAAATTTTGGAATAGATAGAGTAAGCTGTGATAGTTTAATCACGTGTTTTTTAGATGATGACGTAGTGCTACAATCTAATTATTTTCAGAAGCTTATGGAGACTTATCAAAAATATCCGGGGGCTTTGGGTGTAGGAGGTTATATTATTGAACCAAATACAGAATGGAAAAAAACAGAAAATAATAAAACTTTATTCAACGAATTTGAATTTGATGGTTGGAAGAGAACATTAGGCAGTAGGAATAGTTTGCGAAAAAAGTTCGGCTTATTAAGTGATCAGCCTCCTGGATTTATGCCAAAGTTTTCTCATGGTTTCTCAACAGGTTTTTTGCCTCCATCGGATAAAATTTATCCGGTAGAATTTTTTATGGGATGTGCAATGTCCTTTAGAACTGAATTTTTCTCGAAACTTAGGTTTTCAGCTTATTTTGAAGGCTATGGATTATATGAGGATATGGATTTTTGTTTGAGATTATCTAAACTAGGTTCGTTGTACGTAAATACTGCAGCAAAACTTCATCATTATCATGAGCCGTCCGGTCGTCCTAACCAATTTGAATATGGAAAGATGGTTGTTGAAAATGGTTGGTATGTTTGGCGAATTAAGTATAATAGACCGACAATAAAAGCAAAACTAATGTGGTATAAAATAACCGGCTTACTAACATTGGTGCGTTTAGCAAACGTCTTTACAACTTCGAAAAAACAGGAAGCATTTACTGAATTTTTAGGCAGATGCTGGGCAATTTTTGCTGTAACTTTTAAAATGTGA
- a CDS encoding glycosyltransferase family 2 protein: protein MIKLIHQHSKKVYAVYKDREQLSGYSENLVKTFWKLAEDFPTEKIIWIEEAQQNNLNEKAFDDVFHHHLIMASCAIKSLYFSSDIGYVDQFPFANINLEVQYPTWLMSSDMGGIYASVVLKFKNEFQNISNFEYLLNAIAKLGQHHGLFCYHAPQLAIKIEKNLEYTATVVDLFSFAFQFYKKVRGIILLLCFIRYKKKYPLKSLIFSCLKTNFFSVEIDFSDITIQSSKASIDHSIDVVIPTIGRPKHLLNVLEDLKKQNFLPQKVIIVEQNPDKGTTSDFDFIIEDWPFEIQHIFTHQTGACNARNSALQRVTASWVFFCDDDNKFEANLLESAFSKIEKYGLEVLVTAYRTKQEVLLYKNPKQWGTFGAGNTIIKKACLKEVAFDLSFEYGYGEDMDFGMQLRNQGIDIVYHPEIEIVHLKAPMGGFRTKIIKPWEQKEPFPKPSPTVMRFIQKNYTRAQRRAYKIILWLKFYKVQDIKNPLKYRKSMQKRWETSKSWAQQISKKAI, encoded by the coding sequence ATGATTAAGCTAATTCATCAACATAGCAAGAAGGTGTATGCTGTTTATAAAGATAGGGAGCAGTTAAGTGGCTATTCAGAAAATCTGGTTAAAACTTTTTGGAAATTGGCTGAAGATTTCCCTACAGAAAAAATTATATGGATAGAAGAAGCACAACAAAATAATTTAAATGAGAAGGCTTTTGATGATGTCTTTCATCATCATTTAATAATGGCTTCTTGTGCCATTAAATCTTTATATTTTAGTAGCGATATTGGCTATGTAGATCAATTTCCATTTGCTAATATTAATCTAGAAGTTCAATATCCTACTTGGCTTATGAGTAGCGATATGGGAGGAATTTATGCTTCAGTCGTTCTGAAATTCAAAAATGAATTTCAAAATATATCCAATTTTGAATATTTACTAAATGCGATTGCCAAATTAGGACAGCACCATGGACTATTTTGTTATCATGCGCCACAATTAGCGATAAAAATTGAAAAGAATTTAGAATATACTGCTACGGTAGTTGATTTGTTCTCTTTTGCTTTTCAATTTTATAAAAAAGTAAGAGGAATTATTTTATTATTATGTTTCATCCGATACAAAAAAAAATATCCTTTAAAATCATTGATTTTTAGTTGTTTAAAAACTAATTTTTTTTCCGTAGAAATAGATTTTTCCGATATAACCATTCAATCGTCTAAAGCTTCTATAGATCACTCAATAGATGTGGTTATTCCCACCATTGGAAGACCTAAGCATTTATTAAATGTTTTAGAAGATTTGAAAAAGCAAAATTTCCTTCCTCAAAAAGTAATCATCGTAGAACAAAACCCGGATAAGGGAACGACATCAGATTTTGATTTTATTATTGAAGACTGGCCATTCGAAATTCAGCATATTTTCACTCATCAAACAGGAGCCTGTAATGCAAGAAATAGTGCTTTACAGAGAGTTACCGCTTCATGGGTTTTCTTTTGTGATGATGATAATAAATTTGAAGCTAATTTATTAGAGAGTGCTTTTTCTAAAATTGAAAAATATGGATTGGAAGTTTTAGTAACTGCGTACCGAACAAAACAAGAAGTTCTATTGTATAAAAATCCGAAGCAATGGGGAACATTTGGAGCAGGCAATACTATTATAAAAAAAGCCTGTCTAAAAGAAGTAGCATTTGATCTATCTTTTGAATATGGCTATGGTGAAGATATGGATTTTGGCATGCAATTGCGAAATCAAGGTATTGATATTGTATACCATCCAGAAATTGAAATTGTTCACTTAAAAGCTCCAATGGGAGGTTTTAGAACTAAAATCATAAAGCCCTGGGAGCAAAAAGAACCATTTCCTAAACCATCGCCAACGGTTATGCGTTTTATTCAGAAAAATTATACACGAGCACAGCGAAGAGCGTATAAAATTATTTTATGGCTTAAATTTTACAAAGTTCAGGATATTAAAAATCCTTTAAAGTATAGGAAAAGCATGCAAAAGCGTTGGGAAACAAGCAAATCCTGGGCACAACAAATTTCAAAGAAAGCAATTTAA
- a CDS encoding glycosyltransferase family 4 protein, with protein sequence MHIGFLTPEYPHDKISHSGGLGSSLQNLVRSLQAKGIKISVFVYGQKADTEFEENGIHFYCIKQKTYKIGGFYLYRKYINRKLNYCIRDTKIDLLEVPDWTGITAFMNFTIPVIMRFHGSDTYFCHLENRPQKFKNRFFEKHAVKRVSAFIAPTTFAGVLSKELFKINDAVIKTIHYGLDLSQFDNENPENFESFSILYLGTLIRKKGVLELLDIFEKVKQSYPNSTLLLIGGDSADIKTGSSSTWKLLQQKIKEKDISGIQYLGKMPYPEVKKHIKKAHVCVFPSYAETLGMVTIESMALQKAVVNTNIGWAKEIIAHGEDGLMEHPSNHEAFAEAIKQIFEGDHFREKLQKNARLKVEANFDIQQKAIENIEFYKEILATQIYD encoded by the coding sequence ATGCATATAGGTTTTCTAACACCCGAATATCCTCATGATAAAATAAGTCATTCCGGCGGTTTAGGAAGTAGCTTGCAAAATTTGGTAAGATCATTACAAGCAAAAGGAATAAAAATAAGTGTTTTTGTATATGGTCAAAAAGCGGATACCGAATTTGAAGAAAATGGGATTCATTTTTATTGTATTAAACAGAAGACCTACAAAATTGGCGGATTTTATTTATATCGAAAATATATAAATAGAAAACTAAATTATTGTATCCGAGATACCAAGATAGATTTATTAGAAGTTCCAGATTGGACAGGGATAACAGCTTTTATGAATTTTACAATTCCGGTAATTATGCGTTTTCATGGTAGTGATACCTATTTTTGCCATTTAGAAAATCGTCCTCAGAAATTTAAAAATCGTTTTTTTGAAAAACACGCCGTAAAGCGTGTTTCTGCATTTATTGCACCAACAACTTTTGCGGGTGTTCTTTCTAAAGAGTTGTTCAAGATCAATGATGCAGTAATAAAAACAATTCATTATGGATTGGATTTATCACAATTCGATAATGAAAATCCAGAGAATTTTGAATCTTTCTCTATTTTATATTTAGGTACTTTAATTCGTAAAAAAGGTGTTTTAGAATTACTTGATATTTTTGAAAAAGTAAAGCAGAGTTACCCAAATTCAACATTACTATTAATTGGAGGGGATTCTGCGGATATCAAAACAGGAAGTTCTTCAACCTGGAAATTACTTCAGCAAAAAATTAAGGAAAAGGATATTTCCGGTATTCAGTATTTAGGTAAGATGCCATATCCTGAAGTGAAAAAGCATATTAAAAAAGCTCATGTTTGTGTTTTTCCCTCCTATGCAGAAACTCTGGGAATGGTTACTATAGAATCGATGGCTTTACAAAAAGCAGTGGTCAATACTAATATTGGTTGGGCTAAAGAAATAATAGCTCATGGAGAAGATGGACTGATGGAACACCCATCAAATCATGAAGCTTTTGCAGAAGCGATAAAACAGATTTTTGAAGGTGATCATTTTAGAGAAAAGCTTCAAAAAAATGCCCGATTAAAAGTTGAGGCAAATTTTGATATTCAGCAAAAAGCAATTGAAAATATTGAATTTTATAAGGAAATTTTAGCTACCCAAATTTATGATTAA
- a CDS encoding UDP-glycosyltransferase, with translation MAKRKVFVFLPDGVGLRNFAYTNFNDLGQEMGMDVIYWNNSIFPLQEELGLKEVKIGLNNLNPMTPIYSRARKRIELNLWQKEFNDPVYETYKFPLKYNGLKKTTRSVMTSFLIATNNSENGLKAIKRRISKLEYKNPKYQYCKNQLEKYKPDLVLCTTQRATQAISALLAAKDLGIPTATFIYSWDNVPKAMLVVETDYYFVWSGLMKSEMLKYYPFLKENQIIVTGTPQFEPHFNPDLVIPKAKFFADYGLDEAKEYICFSGDDTTTSPLDQYYLEDLALAVRQLNKQDHNLGIIFRKAPVDHTGRYQKIVEKYKEEITQIDPAWKAMGEQWNTILPEPFDFSLLATVCEHSELVANVCSSMVFDFAIHNKPCIYFNYEQPQLQKGIRDIGQNYKYVHFRSMPSENAVAWATSKEGLQDTLENLLKDPKPIVAQAQNWFTVIVGKHPKVASKNIWNTIKNILN, from the coding sequence ATGGCAAAAAGAAAGGTCTTTGTTTTTCTGCCAGATGGCGTAGGCTTACGCAATTTCGCGTATACTAATTTTAATGATCTAGGTCAGGAAATGGGCATGGATGTTATTTATTGGAATAATAGCATTTTTCCATTGCAAGAAGAATTAGGACTTAAGGAGGTTAAAATAGGATTGAATAATTTAAATCCTATGACACCAATTTATTCTAGAGCTCGTAAGCGAATAGAACTTAATTTATGGCAGAAAGAATTTAACGATCCGGTTTACGAGACTTACAAATTCCCTTTAAAATATAACGGACTCAAGAAGACTACTCGTAGTGTGATGACGAGCTTTTTAATTGCTACTAATAATTCAGAAAATGGTTTAAAAGCTATTAAAAGGCGCATCTCTAAATTAGAATATAAAAATCCTAAATACCAGTACTGTAAAAATCAACTGGAGAAATATAAGCCTGATTTAGTTTTGTGTACAACCCAACGTGCTACTCAGGCCATAAGCGCATTGCTGGCCGCTAAAGATTTAGGAATTCCTACAGCTACTTTTATTTATAGTTGGGACAATGTGCCTAAAGCTATGTTGGTGGTAGAAACCGATTACTACTTTGTTTGGAGCGGTTTAATGAAATCTGAAATGTTGAAATACTATCCTTTTCTAAAGGAAAATCAGATTATCGTTACTGGAACTCCTCAATTTGAACCTCATTTTAATCCAGACTTAGTTATACCTAAAGCTAAATTTTTTGCAGATTACGGATTAGATGAAGCCAAAGAATATATTTGTTTTTCAGGAGATGATACAACTACATCTCCACTAGATCAATATTACTTAGAAGATTTAGCCTTAGCAGTACGCCAGCTAAACAAGCAAGATCATAATTTAGGCATTATATTTAGAAAAGCACCAGTAGATCACACAGGGAGATATCAAAAAATTGTAGAGAAATACAAAGAGGAGATCACGCAAATCGATCCGGCCTGGAAAGCGATGGGAGAACAATGGAATACAATTCTTCCTGAACCTTTTGATTTTTCATTGTTAGCAACAGTTTGTGAACATTCTGAATTGGTTGCTAATGTATGCTCTTCTATGGTTTTTGATTTTGCCATTCATAATAAGCCTTGTATTTATTTCAATTACGAACAACCTCAATTACAAAAAGGTATTCGAGATATTGGACAAAACTACAAATATGTGCACTTTAGATCAATGCCTTCAGAAAATGCAGTGGCTTGGGCTACTTCCAAAGAAGGTTTACAAGATACTTTAGAGAATTTATTAAAAGATCCAAAACCTATTGTAGCTCAGGCACAAAATTGGTTTACGGTGATAGTTGGGAAACATCCGAAAGTTGCTTCTAAGAATATTTGGAATACTATAAAAAATATCTTGAACTAA